In a genomic window of [Empedobacter] haloabium:
- a CDS encoding MFS transporter, whose translation MTSKAQRIKLFSFDTPQMRAFHMAWMAFFVCFFAWFACAPLMPIIKGQFHLTVEQIANINIAAVAITIAVRMVVGPMCDRFGPRKTHTGLLLLGAIPVFGVASAQSYEGFLFFRTLIGAIGASFVVTQYHTSVMFAPRVVGTANAATAGWGNAGGGVTQATMPLILAAIVMLGVDEAFGWRLALVVPGVLMVIVGLLYWRFTQDCPQGNYAELRAAGIEIEGGKKGGWDSFKLAAANYRVWLLFVTYGACFGVELFIHNVAAVYYVDTFQLSLKEAGIAAGSFGLLALFARALGGFVSDKVALRNSLNGRVTLLFVLMLGEGAGLIWFANADNVVMAIVAMLAFGLCVHMACGATYALVPFIDKRALGGVTGIIGAGGNVGAVAAGFLMKGVGSTQQTLVILGVLVTASALCAIALRFSASTNAEHALARAAA comes from the coding sequence CATCAAAGGGCAGTTCCACCTGACCGTGGAGCAGATCGCCAACATCAATATCGCCGCCGTCGCCATCACCATCGCGGTACGCATGGTCGTCGGCCCGATGTGCGACCGCTTCGGTCCGCGCAAGACCCATACGGGCCTCTTGCTGCTGGGCGCCATCCCGGTGTTCGGCGTCGCCTCGGCGCAGAGCTACGAAGGCTTCCTGTTCTTCCGTACGCTGATCGGTGCGATCGGCGCCAGCTTCGTCGTCACCCAGTACCACACCTCCGTGATGTTCGCACCGCGCGTCGTCGGCACGGCCAACGCGGCCACGGCCGGCTGGGGCAACGCGGGCGGCGGCGTCACGCAGGCCACCATGCCGCTGATCCTGGCCGCCATCGTCATGCTGGGCGTGGACGAAGCCTTCGGCTGGCGCCTGGCGCTGGTCGTGCCGGGCGTGCTGATGGTGATCGTCGGCCTGCTGTACTGGCGCTTCACCCAGGACTGCCCGCAGGGCAACTACGCCGAGCTGCGCGCGGCCGGCATCGAGATCGAGGGCGGTAAAAAAGGCGGCTGGGACAGCTTCAAGCTGGCCGCCGCCAACTACCGCGTCTGGCTGCTGTTCGTCACCTACGGCGCCTGCTTCGGCGTCGAGCTGTTCATCCATAACGTGGCCGCCGTCTACTACGTCGATACGTTCCAGCTGTCGCTGAAGGAAGCCGGCATCGCGGCCGGCAGCTTCGGCCTGCTGGCGCTGTTTGCCCGGGCGCTGGGTGGCTTCGTGTCCGACAAGGTCGCGCTGCGCAACAGCCTGAATGGCCGCGTCACTTTGCTGTTCGTGCTGATGCTGGGCGAGGGCGCGGGCCTGATCTGGTTCGCCAACGCCGACAACGTAGTGATGGCCATCGTCGCGATGCTCGCCTTCGGCCTGTGCGTGCACATGGCCTGCGGCGCCACGTACGCTCTGGTGCCGTTCATCGACAAGCGCGCGCTGGGCGGCGTGACCGGCATCATCGGCGCCGGCGGCAATGTGGGCGCCGTCGCCGCCGGCTTCCTGATGAAGGGCGTGGGCAGCACGCAGCAAACGCTCGTCATCCTGGGCGTGCTGGTCACGGCATCGGCGCTGTGCGCCATCGCCCTGCGCTTTTCCGCTTCCACCAATGCAGAACACGCGCTGGCGCGTGCCGCAGCTTAA
- the nirB gene encoding nitrite reductase large subunit NirB codes for MKIVVIGHGMVGHKFLECLAEQHVHAQVTILCEEPRPAYDRVHLSEFFAGKSADELSLVKPGFFDRDDMVLQLNARATAIDLATKTVTASTGEVLAYDKLVLATGSYPFVPPLPGKDRKDCFVYRTIEDLEAMLEAGARVKSGVVIGGGLLGLECAKALRDMNLATHVVEFAPRLMAVQVDDGGGRVLRARIEELGVTVHTGKNTLQIVDGEEGAHRMEFADGTHLDVDMIVFSAGIRPRDELARSAGLAVGPRGGIAIDNTCRTSDPDVYAIGECALWNGQVFGLVAPGYDMARVAAKHMLGQAAEFTGADMSTKLKLMGVDVASIGDPHAKEEGARSYQFSDERKQIYKKLVVSSCGKYLLGGVMVGDASEYGTLLQMMLNKMELPESPEFLILPQADGKAKVGLGVDALPAGAQICSCNDVSKGALCEAVGGGATSIGALKKCTGAGTACGGCVPLVTQIMKAEMKKLGMDVNNHVCEHFAHSRQELFHLVRVGGIKSFDDLIARHGKGLGCDICKPLAANIFATCWNDFVLKKEHAGLQDSNDYFLGNIQKDGTYSVVPRMPGGEVTPDGLIAVGQVAKKYGLYTKITGGQRVDLFGARVDQLPAIWEELIAAGFETGHAYGKSLRTVKSCVGSTWCRYGVDDSVGLAIELENRYKGLRTPHKIKFGVSGCTRECAEAQGKDVGIIATEKGWNLYVCGNGGMKPRHAELLASDLDKATLVQYIDRFLMFYSRTADRLQRTSTWRENLEGGLDYLKQVVIDDKLGVAAELEADMQRVVDTYACEWKEAVNNPETRKRFRTFVNSEAPDDNVVFMEERGQIRPATVEERKRIPIKVA; via the coding sequence ATGAAGATCGTCGTCATCGGCCACGGTATGGTGGGCCACAAATTCCTGGAATGCCTGGCCGAGCAGCATGTCCATGCCCAGGTCACCATCCTGTGCGAAGAACCCCGTCCGGCCTACGACCGCGTGCACCTGTCGGAATTTTTCGCCGGGAAGAGCGCGGACGAGCTGTCGCTGGTCAAGCCGGGCTTCTTCGACCGTGACGACATGGTGCTGCAGCTGAACGCCCGCGCCACGGCGATCGACCTGGCGACGAAAACCGTCACCGCCAGCACCGGCGAGGTGCTGGCCTACGACAAGCTGGTGCTGGCGACGGGTTCGTATCCGTTCGTGCCGCCGCTGCCGGGCAAGGACCGCAAGGACTGCTTCGTCTACCGCACCATCGAGGACCTGGAGGCGATGCTGGAAGCGGGCGCCCGCGTGAAATCCGGCGTCGTGATCGGCGGCGGCCTGCTGGGTCTCGAATGCGCCAAGGCGCTGCGCGACATGAATTTGGCCACCCATGTGGTCGAATTCGCGCCGCGTCTGATGGCGGTGCAGGTGGACGACGGCGGCGGCCGCGTGCTGCGCGCCCGCATCGAAGAGCTGGGCGTGACGGTCCACACCGGCAAGAACACCTTGCAGATCGTCGACGGCGAGGAAGGCGCGCACCGCATGGAATTCGCCGACGGCACCCACCTGGACGTCGACATGATCGTGTTCTCGGCCGGCATCCGCCCGCGCGACGAACTGGCGCGCAGCGCCGGGCTGGCGGTTGGCCCGCGCGGCGGCATCGCCATCGACAATACCTGCCGCACCTCCGATCCCGACGTGTATGCGATCGGCGAGTGCGCGCTGTGGAACGGCCAGGTGTTCGGCCTGGTGGCGCCGGGCTACGACATGGCGCGCGTGGCGGCGAAACACATGCTGGGTCAGGCGGCCGAGTTCACCGGCGCGGACATGAGCACGAAGCTCAAACTGATGGGCGTGGACGTGGCCAGCATCGGCGACCCGCACGCGAAGGAGGAGGGCGCGCGCAGCTACCAGTTCAGCGACGAGCGCAAGCAGATCTACAAGAAGCTGGTCGTGTCCAGCTGCGGCAAATACCTGCTGGGCGGCGTGATGGTGGGCGATGCCTCCGAATACGGCACGCTGCTGCAGATGATGCTCAACAAGATGGAGCTGCCGGAGTCGCCCGAGTTCCTGATCCTGCCGCAGGCGGACGGCAAGGCCAAGGTGGGCCTGGGTGTGGACGCGCTGCCGGCCGGCGCGCAGATCTGCTCCTGCAACGACGTGTCGAAAGGGGCGCTGTGCGAGGCCGTCGGCGGCGGCGCCACGTCGATCGGCGCGCTCAAGAAATGCACTGGCGCCGGCACGGCCTGCGGCGGCTGCGTGCCGCTCGTCACGCAGATCATGAAGGCGGAAATGAAGAAGCTGGGCATGGACGTCAACAACCATGTCTGCGAGCACTTCGCGCATTCGCGCCAGGAGCTGTTCCACCTGGTGCGCGTGGGCGGGATCAAATCGTTCGACGACCTGATCGCGCGTCACGGCAAGGGCCTGGGCTGCGACATCTGCAAGCCGCTGGCCGCAAATATCTTCGCCACCTGCTGGAACGACTTCGTGCTGAAGAAGGAGCACGCCGGCCTGCAGGACTCGAACGACTACTTCCTCGGCAATATCCAGAAGGACGGCACCTATTCGGTCGTGCCACGGATGCCCGGCGGCGAAGTCACGCCGGACGGCCTGATCGCCGTGGGCCAGGTGGCGAAGAAGTATGGCCTGTATACCAAGATCACGGGTGGCCAGCGCGTCGACCTGTTCGGCGCCCGCGTCGATCAACTGCCGGCGATCTGGGAAGAGCTGATCGCCGCCGGCTTCGAGACCGGCCACGCCTACGGCAAGTCGCTGCGCACGGTGAAGTCGTGCGTGGGCTCGACCTGGTGCCGCTACGGCGTGGACGACAGCGTGGGCCTGGCGATCGAGCTGGAGAACCGCTACAAGGGCCTGCGCACGCCGCACAAGATCAAGTTCGGCGTGTCGGGCTGCACCCGCGAGTGCGCCGAGGCGCAGGGCAAGGACGTCGGCATCATCGCCACCGAGAAGGGCTGGAACCTGTACGTGTGCGGCAACGGCGGCATGAAGCCGCGGCATGCCGAGCTGCTGGCCTCCGACCTGGACAAGGCTACGCTGGTGCAGTACATCGACCGCTTCCTGATGTTCTACAGCCGCACCGCGGACCGCCTGCAGCGCACCAGCACGTGGCGCGAGAACCTGGAGGGCGGCCTGGATTACCTGAAGCAGGTCGTCATCGACGACAAACTGGGCGTGGCCGCCGAGCTGGAAGCGGACATGCAGCGCGTGGTCGACACC